Proteins from a single region of Sylvia atricapilla isolate bSylAtr1 chromosome 9, bSylAtr1.pri, whole genome shotgun sequence:
- the F3 gene encoding tissue factor: MLRSPRQALLLGALLWRLAAGNEDLPKAVNITWSSINFKTILQWQPKPSGYFYTVEIHGQTSDVKRKCILTSETECDVTDVLRNVKETYTAHILSVKPVEMDDFEEPPYAVSEKFTPYSQTVIGKPEIKDYSQKGSKLNVVFKDPLTPYILPNGSFQSIQDIFQHDLEFKLYYWKDQSSGKKDVTTKSHNFEVSVDSGKNYCFYVQGIIPSHRENRNGQESMVLCTSVGRSILDEYGTEVFIILAVIAVAVITLAVVLPVVLCKRKKARNARAVREKELLNGV; encoded by the exons ATGCTGCGCTCCCCGCGACAGGCGCTGCTGCTCGGCGCGCTGCTGTGGCGCCTGGCCGCCG gCAATGAAGACCTACCAAAAGCAGTCAATATAACTTGGTCTTCAATCAATTTTAAAACTATACTACAGTGGCAACCAAAACCATCAGGCTACTTCTATACTGTAGAAATACATGG ACAGACATCTGATGTAAAGAGAAAATGCATACTGACATCAGAAACAGAGTGTGATGTCACTGATGTGCTCAGGAATGTAAAGGAGACCTATACTGCACACATACTGTCTGTAAAGCCTGTGGAGATGGATGACTTTGAAGAGCCACCTTATGCAGTCTCTGAAAAATTTACGCCTTATAGTCAGA CTGTTATTGGAAAACCAGAGATAAAGGATTATTCACAAAAAGGTTCCAAACTGAATGTCGTGTTCAAAGATCCACTTACACCATATATACTTCCTAATGGAAGCTTTCAAAGTATTCAAGATATTTTCCAGCATGACCTGGAATTCAAACTCTATTACTGGAAAGATCAAAGTTCTGGAAAG aaaGATGTAACAACAAAAAGCCATAATTTTGAAGTAAGTGTTGACAGTGGAAAGAACTACTGTTTCTATGTCCAGGGAATCATTCCCTCCCACAGAGAAAACCGTAATGGCCAAGAAAGCATGGTGCTCTGTACCAGTGTAGGAAGGAGTATTTTAGATG AATATGGAACAGAAGTCTTTATCATCCTAGCAGTGATAGCAGTTGCAGTCATCACTCTTGCCGTTGTCCTTCCAGTGGTTCTGTGTAAACGCAAGAAAGCAAGGAACGCAAGAGCTGTGAGAGAAAAGGAGCTGCTTAATGGTGTCTAA